The following proteins are encoded in a genomic region of Pristiophorus japonicus isolate sPriJap1 unplaced genomic scaffold, sPriJap1.hap1 HAP1_SCAFFOLD_1223, whole genome shotgun sequence:
- the cunh17orf67 gene encoding uncharacterized protein C17orf67 homolog, producing the protein MGRFVILCLCLTWLALLTDASPILTEKEAKQLLRTKRSDRPLKAGFPDEPMREYLMYLQTLERRSEEQFYEHWLNPHCLPHCNRNWVHPV; encoded by the exons ATGGGACGATTTGTGATcctctgcctgtgcttgacctggcTGGCCCTCCTCACAG acgcatccccgattttaaccgAGAAAGAGGCGAAGCAGCTTCTGCGGACTAAGCGGAGTGACAGACCACTGAAAGCGGGGTTCCCAGATGAGCCCATGAGG GAGTACCTGATGTACCTTCAAACCCTGGAGAGACGATCGGAGGAGCAGTTTTATGAACATTGGCTGAACCCTCACTGTCTACCTCACTGCAACAGGAACTGGGTGCACCCAGTCTAG